In Onychostoma macrolepis isolate SWU-2019 chromosome 14, ASM1243209v1, whole genome shotgun sequence, a single window of DNA contains:
- the zdhhc2 gene encoding palmitoyltransferase ZDHHC2: MAPSGSRSVDCWRVLYWIPVLFISLIVAWSYYAYVVQLCIETIENMGEKIVYLLLYHVLFIMFVWSYWQTIFSKPMNPLKEFHLSHSDKELLEREDRRESQQEILRRIAKDLPIYTRTMSGAIRYCDRCLLLKPDRCHHCSACDMCILKMDHHCPWVNNCVGFANYKFFMLFLAYSLLYCLFVTATDLQYFIQFWTNGLPDTQAKFHIMFLFFAASTFSVSLAFLFAYHCWLVCKNRSTLEAFRAPAFQHGPDKNGFSLGTSKNFRQVFGDEKKYWLLPVFSSLGDGCSFPTCLVNADPEQPSSPSGRNPSIKSAGESHQFPPKPLRESQSRLLNNGQSEGSEDRDKRGTSNPALTIEKET, encoded by the exons ATGGCGCCGTCGGGCTCGCGTAGCGTTGACTGCTGGAGAGTTTTATACTGGATCCCTGTGCTGTTCATCAGTCTGATCGTGGCATGGTCCTACTACGCTTATGTAGTGCAGCTCTGCATAG AAACTATTGAAAACATGGGAGAGAAAA TAGTTTACCTTCTGCTATATCATGTGCTTTTCATCATGTTCGTGTGGTCATACTGGCAAACCATCTTCTCAAAACCTATGAACCCACTCAAAGAG TTCCACCTGTCACATTCTGACAAAGAGCTATTAGAGCGTGAAGATCGGAGAGAATCTCAACAGGAGATCTTGAGGAGAATTGCTAAGGATTTGCCCATTTACACACGCACAATGTCTGGAG CTATCCGCTACTGTGATCGCTGTCTGCTGCTGAAGCCTGATCGATGTCATCATTGCTCTGCCTGTGATAT GTGCATTTTAAAGATGGATCACCATTGTCCGTG GGTAAACAATTGCGTGGGCTTCGCCAACTACAAGTTTTTCATGCTCTTCCTAgcatattctttgttgtattgcCTCTTCGTCACTGCCACAGACTTGCAGTATTTCATTCAGTTCTGGACT AATGGTCTGCCTGATACCCAAGCCAAGTTTCACATCATGTTCCTGTTTTTCGCTGCCTCCACGTTCTCAGTGAGCCTAGCGTTTTTGTTTGCTTATCACTGCTGGCTTGTCTGCAAGAACAGATCCACCTTGG AGGCTTTCAGAGCTCCTGCATTCCAGCACGGACCAGACAAGAACGGCTTCAGTTTAGGAACAAGCAAGAACTTTCGCCAAGTGTTTGGAGATGAAAAGAAATACTGGCTGTTGCCTGTTTTTTCAAG TCTGGGCGATGGCTGTTCATTCCCCACATGTCTAGTGAACGCAGACCCCGAACAACCCTCCTCACCCTCTGGACGCAACCCTTCAATCAAAAG TGCTGGAGAATCTCATCAGTTTCCACCTAAACCTCTGAGAGAGTCTCAGAGCCGACTGCTGAATAACGGACAATCAGAGGGAAGTGAAGACCGAGACAAGCGAG GAACAAGCAACCCAGCCTTGACTATTGAGAAGGAAACTTAG